A stretch of the Bacillus anthracis str. Vollum genome encodes the following:
- a CDS encoding DUF4046 domain-containing protein, translated as MQAKAVQIEEIYQEILDGKRSRFPPNTWKEDSDRELSKRVTKYLIETILKWNEEDIKQKWNTPLIIKYRLLGALKHGYDNSPYKMIEDLYPNRFKEWEFGMAPLNFWTKEKALEALKWTVEEKEKLSKVELLKFYSKKWLEKNKLSAPLVMYWNGSPYAMINSLYPNKFKEWEFSMTPNNFWTKEKALVALRWTIEEKEKLTSFQLLQVYSVKWLTIHNLISPCQIFWNNSPYSMINELYPGQNKEWEYKFTPTGFWTEKKALEALKWTIEEKEKLTEEQLLSMYTQRWLIKHKLWTPLRRYWKGSPYNMLNTLYPNRYAKDMLKGYKNK; from the coding sequence GTGCAAGCGAAAGCAGTGCAAATAGAAGAAATCTATCAAGAAATATTAGACGGTAAAAGAAGTAGGTTTCCACCGAATACATGGAAAGAAGATAGCGATAGAGAGCTATCTAAAAGGGTTACAAAATATTTAATTGAAACAATTTTAAAATGGAATGAAGAGGATATTAAACAAAAATGGAATACCCCTTTAATTATAAAATATCGATTACTCGGCGCGCTCAAACATGGTTATGATAACAGTCCCTATAAGATGATTGAAGACTTATATCCTAATAGATTTAAAGAGTGGGAGTTTGGTATGGCACCATTAAATTTTTGGACTAAAGAAAAAGCTCTTGAAGCATTAAAATGGACTGTCGAAGAAAAAGAAAAGCTAAGTAAAGTAGAACTACTCAAATTCTATAGTAAAAAATGGTTAGAGAAAAATAAACTCAGTGCACCATTAGTTATGTATTGGAATGGTAGCCCTTATGCAATGATAAATTCTTTATATCCTAATAAATTTAAAGAGTGGGAATTTAGTATGACTCCTAACAATTTTTGGACTAAAGAAAAAGCATTGGTAGCATTAAGGTGGACTATTGAAGAAAAAGAAAAATTAACTTCTTTTCAATTATTACAAGTTTATAGTGTAAAATGGCTTACTATTCATAATTTAATTTCTCCTTGTCAAATATTCTGGAATAACAGTCCGTACTCTATGATCAATGAATTATATCCTGGTCAAAATAAAGAATGGGAATATAAATTCACACCTACCGGATTTTGGACTGAAAAAAAAGCATTAGAGGCGCTGAAGTGGACTATTGAAGAAAAGGAAAAACTAACAGAGGAGCAATTACTATCTATGTACACACAAAGATGGTTAATTAAACATAAGTTATGGACACCATTAAGAAGATATTGGAAGGGAAGTCCATACAATATGTTAAATACTTTATACCCCAATCGTTATGCAAAAGATATGTTAAAAGGTTATAAAAATAAATAA
- a CDS encoding response regulator, which yields MYFYIVDDEKAVRSMLAQIIEDEDLGEVIGEAENGLSLEQQMLILKNIDILFIDLLMPIQDGIKTIRQIKPSFKGKIIMVSQVESKELIAEAYSLGVEYYIIKPINRIEVLTVVRKVIERIRLEKSIKNIQESLNTVLKLDSNSSVQEKYRNEKHLNTFNHFQNSIHFLLSELGIASESGSKDLMDMLDYLYKYEQDNTLEQGFPSLKEIFINLAQKKLGDSAEDTELKRFIEASKQRIRRAIYQSLNHLASLGLTDFLNPKFENYASRFFDFTTVRRKMTELNNEPTLPARIDTKKFIQVLYFEAKRIHLELR from the coding sequence ATGTATTTTTATATAGTAGATGATGAAAAAGCGGTTCGCTCAATGTTGGCTCAAATTATCGAGGATGAAGATCTTGGGGAGGTTATAGGAGAAGCTGAGAATGGTTTATCTTTAGAGCAACAAATGCTAATCCTTAAAAATATAGACATTTTATTTATCGATTTGTTAATGCCGATTCAAGATGGAATAAAAACAATTCGTCAAATAAAACCTTCGTTTAAAGGGAAAATCATCATGGTCTCTCAAGTAGAATCAAAAGAATTAATTGCTGAAGCTTATTCGCTTGGCGTTGAATACTATATTATTAAGCCGATTAACCGGATTGAAGTATTAACAGTTGTTCGAAAAGTCATTGAACGAATTCGTTTGGAAAAATCGATAAAAAACATTCAAGAATCGCTTAATACGGTACTAAAATTGGATAGTAATTCAAGTGTGCAAGAAAAATACCGTAATGAAAAACATTTAAATACTTTTAATCATTTTCAAAATTCCATTCATTTTCTTTTGTCTGAATTAGGAATAGCCAGTGAAAGTGGAAGTAAAGATTTAATGGATATGCTAGATTATTTATATAAATATGAACAAGATAACACTTTGGAACAAGGTTTTCCCTCACTAAAAGAGATTTTTATAAATTTAGCTCAAAAAAAACTTGGGGATTCAGCTGAAGATACCGAATTAAAAAGGTTTATAGAAGCTTCCAAACAACGGATTCGGAGAGCAATTTATCAATCATTAAACCATTTAGCATCCCTTGGACTTACTGATTTTTTAAACCCGAAGTTTGAAAACTATGCTTCTAGATTTTTTGATTTTACTACCGTAAGGAGAAAGATGACAGAATTGAATAATGAACCAACATTACCTGCTCGTATTGATACGAAAAAATTTATTCAAGTTCTTTATTTTGAAGCAAAACGAATACACTTGGAATTAAGATGA
- the glsA gene encoding glutaminase GlsA: protein MIKDSSVQVEGQEKVCLDQWVAHYRTYAAKGRSASYIPALGEINVSQLGICIVKPDGTMIKSGDWEIPFTLQSISKVIGFIAACLSRGISYVLERVDVEPTGDAFNSIIRLEIHKPGKPFNPMINAGAITIASLLPGTSVQEKLESIYVLIEKMIEKRPAINEIVFQSEWETAHRNRALAYYLKENGFLESDVEETLEVYLKQCSIEINTEDIALIGLILAHDGYHPIRKEQVLPKEVARLTKALMLTCGMYNASGKFAAFIGLPAKSGVSGGIMTLVPSKSRKDLSFQDGCGIGIYGPAIDEYGNSLPGIMLLEHIAKEWDLSIF from the coding sequence ATGATAAAGGATTCTAGCGTTCAAGTTGAGGGTCAAGAAAAAGTTTGCTTAGATCAATGGGTAGCTCATTATCGAACGTATGCAGCTAAGGGACGAAGCGCCAGTTATATTCCAGCTCTGGGGGAAATAAATGTATCGCAGTTAGGTATTTGTATAGTAAAGCCAGATGGAACAATGATAAAGTCAGGAGATTGGGAGATACCTTTCACATTACAAAGTATATCAAAAGTAATCGGTTTTATAGCCGCTTGTTTAAGTCGCGGTATTTCTTATGTATTAGAACGAGTTGACGTAGAGCCAACTGGAGATGCCTTTAATTCGATTATTCGTTTGGAGATACATAAACCAGGAAAACCTTTTAATCCTATGATTAATGCTGGAGCAATTACGATAGCTTCACTTTTGCCAGGGACATCGGTGCAAGAAAAATTAGAATCTATATACGTATTAATTGAAAAAATGATAGAGAAACGTCCCGCTATTAATGAAATAGTATTTCAATCAGAATGGGAAACGGCTCATCGTAATAGAGCATTAGCATACTATTTAAAGGAAAATGGTTTTCTAGAATCAGATGTGGAGGAGACACTAGAGGTTTACCTAAAACAATGTTCGATTGAAATAAATACAGAAGATATTGCCTTAATAGGGCTTATACTAGCACATGATGGATATCATCCTATTCGCAAAGAACAAGTGCTCCCTAAAGAAGTAGCTAGGTTAACAAAAGCTTTAATGCTTACTTGTGGAATGTACAATGCTTCTGGAAAATTTGCTGCTTTCATTGGATTACCAGCTAAGAGTGGGGTATCCGGCGGAATTATGACACTTGTTCCCTCAAAATCTAGGAAGGATTTATCGTTCCAAGATGGATGTGGTATTGGTATTTACGGACCAGCCATTGATGAGTATGGGAATAGTTTACCAGGAATTATGTTGTTAGAACATATTGCAAAAGAATGGGATTTAAGTATATTTTAA
- a CDS encoding anion transporter, producing the protein MKEIVFVQNKKRLLMKFEFLKKDLVLTISLILAIVSCLIHSPKIEYINFEVLISLFNLMVAIKALEQLKILDKLAVAILNKCNNSRSISIILILLCFIFSMFVTNDVALLTFVPITLVISKKTQMNMMDTIILQTIAANIGSSLMPMGNPQNLYLYSYYGIKLIPFLGSILLLAVLGISLLLIFTQKLQKTDLKIELPVITVKNRKKATVWILILITIIASIFGFINYYIALIVTLMAAFTLDRNLLFKIDYFLLITFVCFFIFIGNISHSDALETFARANLRGDTSVFFSSIFLSQLISNFPTSILLSNFTSDWKALLLGVNIGGLGTIIASLASVISYKLFTQANGKESKAYLIKFSIYNFSFLIILTCIQYFIFKFLKIF; encoded by the coding sequence GTGAAAGAAATAGTATTCGTTCAAAATAAAAAAAGACTACTTATGAAATTCGAATTTTTAAAAAAGGATTTAGTACTTACCATTTCACTGATACTAGCAATTGTAAGCTGCTTAATACATTCGCCAAAGATCGAATATATTAACTTTGAAGTGTTAATTAGCTTATTTAATCTAATGGTGGCCATTAAGGCCTTGGAACAGCTAAAGATATTAGACAAACTTGCCGTTGCGATTTTAAATAAATGCAATAACAGCAGGTCAATATCTATTATTCTAATTTTGTTATGCTTTATTTTCTCCATGTTTGTAACAAATGATGTTGCTCTCCTCACTTTTGTACCAATAACACTTGTCATTAGTAAAAAAACACAAATGAACATGATGGATACAATCATCCTGCAGACAATTGCGGCAAACATCGGTAGTAGCTTGATGCCTATGGGAAACCCACAAAATTTATACCTATATTCTTACTATGGAATTAAGCTCATCCCATTTTTAGGTTCAATTCTGCTTTTAGCTGTACTTGGAATTAGTTTATTACTTATATTTACTCAAAAACTTCAAAAAACAGATTTGAAAATAGAACTACCTGTTATTACCGTGAAAAATCGAAAAAAAGCTACCGTCTGGATTTTGATACTTATCACTATCATTGCATCCATTTTTGGTTTCATTAATTATTACATTGCGCTAATAGTTACATTGATGGCAGCATTTACGTTAGATAGAAACTTACTATTTAAGATCGATTACTTTCTTCTAATAACCTTTGTCTGTTTTTTTATTTTTATCGGAAACATTTCCCATTCCGATGCGCTGGAGACATTTGCTCGCGCTAATTTAAGAGGAGATACTTCAGTCTTCTTTAGTTCCATATTTTTGAGTCAATTGATTAGCAATTTTCCTACTTCAATTCTTCTATCAAACTTTACTTCTGATTGGAAAGCTTTATTACTAGGAGTAAATATTGGAGGGCTTGGAACAATTATCGCATCTTTAGCCAGTGTAATTTCCTATAAACTATTCACTCAGGCCAATGGTAAAGAGAGCAAGGCATATTTAATTAAATTTAGCATTTACAACTTTTCATTTTTAATCATACTTACATGTATACAGTACTTTATCTTTAAATTTCTAAAGATTTTTTAA
- a CDS encoding alanine/glycine:cation symporter family protein, translating to MERFFVDLVGSTNDFLWSKLLIIMLVICGIYFTFKLNFVQFRMLKEMVRVLMEGKSGSKDQISPFQAFCIGMAARVGTGNITGIAIAIALGGPGAVFWMWIISIISSASSFVESTLAQIYKVKDKTGFRGGPSYYMEKGLNKRWMGVLFSILITITFGLVFNSVQSNTVTIAFQNSFGTDRLTVGIIMAIAFAAIIFGGVQRIAKMAEYKVVFLAVLYIGVALFVVVTNISKMPEVLSLIVQNAFGFKQIAGGSIGAALMNGVKRGLFSNEAGMGSAPNVAATATTSHPVKQGLIQAFGVLTDTLIICTSTAFIILLSDAYKQPGLNGIALTQAALSEHIGPWASGCLAIFVFLFGFGALIGNYYYGETNIRFLHTSKVWLMIYRISVLAMIVFGSVAKIQIVWDLADLFMGFMVIINLIAITLLSKVAFAALQDYKNQKKAGKDPIFYKENIKGLENIECWDSYEETSKKKSV from the coding sequence ATGGAAAGATTTTTTGTAGATTTAGTCGGGTCAACGAATGATTTTTTATGGTCTAAATTGTTAATTATTATGCTTGTTATTTGCGGAATTTATTTTACATTTAAATTGAATTTTGTACAGTTTCGAATGTTAAAAGAGATGGTCCGTGTATTAATGGAGGGGAAAAGTGGTTCTAAAGATCAAATCTCCCCTTTTCAAGCGTTTTGTATTGGTATGGCAGCTCGCGTTGGAACAGGGAATATTACAGGAATTGCGATTGCGATTGCATTAGGGGGGCCTGGAGCTGTATTTTGGATGTGGATTATTTCTATTATTAGCTCGGCATCCAGTTTTGTTGAAAGCACATTAGCACAGATATATAAAGTAAAAGATAAAACTGGCTTCCGCGGTGGTCCATCCTATTATATGGAAAAAGGGTTGAATAAACGTTGGATGGGAGTATTATTCTCTATTTTAATCACAATTACTTTTGGTCTTGTATTCAATTCAGTACAATCAAATACAGTTACAATTGCTTTTCAAAACTCATTTGGTACAGATCGTCTAACGGTTGGGATAATCATGGCCATTGCTTTCGCTGCAATTATCTTTGGTGGTGTACAACGTATTGCAAAAATGGCTGAATACAAAGTGGTATTTTTAGCGGTATTATACATTGGAGTTGCATTATTTGTTGTAGTTACCAACATATCAAAAATGCCGGAAGTTCTTTCTCTTATTGTTCAAAACGCATTTGGTTTTAAACAAATAGCAGGTGGTTCAATTGGTGCAGCACTTATGAATGGGGTTAAACGTGGTTTATTTTCAAATGAAGCTGGTATGGGAAGTGCACCAAACGTTGCTGCAACAGCAACAACAAGTCATCCGGTGAAACAAGGACTGATTCAAGCATTTGGTGTATTAACGGATACACTGATCATTTGTACTAGCACTGCCTTTATTATTTTGCTTTCTGATGCATATAAACAACCGGGGTTAAATGGTATTGCACTTACACAAGCAGCATTAAGTGAACACATAGGTCCTTGGGCATCGGGTTGTCTTGCTATCTTTGTTTTTTTATTTGGATTTGGTGCGTTAATTGGCAACTATTATTATGGTGAAACAAATATTCGCTTCTTACATACAAGTAAAGTGTGGTTAATGATATACAGAATAAGTGTGTTGGCTATGATTGTATTTGGTTCTGTTGCAAAGATTCAAATTGTATGGGATTTAGCGGACTTATTTATGGGCTTTATGGTTATTATTAATTTAATTGCTATTACCTTACTTTCAAAAGTAGCATTTGCGGCGTTACAAGATTATAAAAACCAGAAAAAAGCTGGTAAAGATCCTATTTTTTATAAAGAAAACATTAAAGGGCTTGAAAATATTGAATGTTGGGATAGTTATGAGGAAACTTCAAAAAAGAAAAGTGTGTAA
- a CDS encoding matrixin family metalloprotease, giving the protein MNFKKGITAFLLGTVFVFSSVGVSEAYVKEGWKLPSKSATYKWGDRLDDGSSIIKSGWQAADSAWYTASRINFTVSASSVNTLNSWFESSSTYYGRMKTSYNTSTKKVTKFAGDINAGNTNITKSNVAKSTGVHEFGHAIGIGHNSGTSIMNSNRNRTTMHVPQTDDKNGVNAIY; this is encoded by the coding sequence ATGAATTTCAAAAAAGGGATTACTGCATTTTTATTAGGTACTGTGTTTGTTTTTTCAAGCGTTGGCGTTTCAGAGGCTTATGTAAAAGAAGGATGGAAGCTGCCTTCAAAATCAGCTACATATAAATGGGGAGACAGATTAGACGATGGTTCAAGTATCATCAAATCTGGTTGGCAAGCTGCCGATTCAGCCTGGTACACCGCTTCTCGTATTAATTTTACAGTTTCTGCTTCTTCTGTGAACACATTAAACTCTTGGTTTGAAAGTTCCTCTACTTATTATGGAAGAATGAAGACATCTTATAATACATCCACTAAAAAAGTAACGAAATTTGCTGGTGATATTAACGCAGGTAATACAAATATTACAAAATCAAATGTTGCTAAAAGTACAGGAGTCCATGAGTTTGGTCATGCAATAGGAATAGGTCACAACAGTGGTACTTCAATTATGAACAGCAATCGTAATCGTACTACTATGCATGTCCCTCAAACTGACGATAAAAATGGTGTAAATGCAATCTATTAA
- a CDS encoding GerAB/ArcD/ProY family transporter — translation MITISKDRITTAQAVVIIVNYILGTGILTLPRASVEKVKTPDVWLSVILGGILAMVSGVIMVKLSQQFPDKTFYQYSQDIVGKWIGRLLSFLIIGYFLTTSAFQIRSMAEVISFFLLEGTPTWAIVMPFMWIGLYLIMSGINSIARMFEIIFPITFFIFLLISFMSIGIFEIDNLRPVLGLGIKPVLDGVVTRTWPTIDLMRSFEISGLIFERFESLLLVIWIMQIFATYTISYYAAALGLAQLFKKSIHPFIFALIPIIYIIAMTSKNINDLLKLGDMLGNAALFLFGLLPLLLLIIKRLKGGVV, via the coding sequence GTGATTACTATATCTAAAGACCGAATAACAACTGCACAAGCAGTTGTTATTATTGTAAATTACATACTGGGAACAGGAATCCTCACTCTGCCCAGAGCATCTGTAGAAAAAGTGAAAACACCAGATGTATGGTTAAGTGTGATATTAGGTGGGATACTCGCAATGGTTTCAGGAGTAATTATGGTCAAACTAAGTCAGCAGTTTCCAGATAAAACATTTTATCAATACAGTCAAGATATTGTAGGGAAATGGATAGGCAGGTTGCTTAGTTTTCTTATTATAGGGTATTTTCTTACAACTTCAGCCTTTCAAATTCGTTCAATGGCAGAAGTAATAAGCTTTTTTTTGCTAGAAGGAACCCCCACATGGGCTATTGTTATGCCTTTTATGTGGATAGGTCTCTATTTAATTATGAGTGGTATTAACTCGATTGCACGGATGTTTGAAATAATATTTCCTATTACTTTCTTTATTTTTTTACTCATTTCCTTTATGAGTATAGGGATATTCGAGATAGATAATCTCCGTCCCGTATTAGGTTTGGGAATTAAACCGGTGTTAGATGGGGTTGTAACAAGAACATGGCCGACAATTGACCTTATGCGCAGTTTTGAAATTTCTGGTTTAATATTTGAACGTTTTGAATCTTTACTGCTTGTAATATGGATTATGCAAATATTTGCTACCTATACAATTAGTTACTATGCAGCTGCATTAGGATTGGCACAACTCTTTAAAAAGAGTATTCATCCGTTTATTTTTGCTTTGATTCCAATCATTTACATCATTGCTATGACTTCGAAAAATATAAATGATTTGCTTAAACTGGGGGATATGCTCGGTAATGCTGCTTTATTTTTATTTGGTTTACTGCCACTGCTTCTTCTTATTATTAAGCGATTAAAAGGAGGAGTAGTGTGA